One window from the genome of Schistocerca piceifrons isolate TAMUIC-IGC-003096 chromosome 1, iqSchPice1.1, whole genome shotgun sequence encodes:
- the LOC124738186 gene encoding protein ANTAGONIST OF LIKE HETEROCHROMATIN PROTEIN 1-like yields MKDGCQAIIDTILPEVIPTPTEEDWQCIAQQLWDVWNFPNCIGAIDGKHVAIVAPPNSGSQFFNYRQAYPITILALSDVNYKFIIVDIGSYSKNSDCSIFAHSKLGKALELGKLQVPEDKRLPGTGVVVPHVIVGEEALPLKHYLLILYPKNQASGDISITAFNARQSTVRRVSENAFGQLAHKFRIFLRRIIAMPKNVERIVMTTCILHNYIKENIPAQQEAANGTLWLQEVDGQGSSSTSSAFIVREQFKDFFNSPTGGPCKVPLT; encoded by the coding sequence ATGAAAGATGGCTGCCAGGCTATAATTGATACAATTCTACCTGAAGTAATTCCAACTCCAACAGAAGAAGACTGGCAATGCATAGCACAACAGTTGTGGGATGTCTGGAACTTCCCCAATTGTATAGGTGCAATTGATGGGAAACATGTTGCGATTGTGGCTCCTCCAAACAGTGGATcccagttttttaattacagacaaGCATATCCTATAACTATTCTTGCACTATCTGATGTAAACTATAAGTTCATAATCGTAGACATTGGGTCTTACAGTAAAAATAGTGATTGCAGCATATTTGCCCATTCCAAGTTGGGGAAAGCTTTGGAACTTGGCAAATTGCAAGTGCCAGAAGATAAGAGACTTCCTGGTACTGGTGTTGTAGTGCCACATGTTATTGTTGGTGAAGAAGCCTTaccattaaaacattatttattaatactgtatccgaaaaATCAAGCAAGTGGAGATATTAGCATCACTGCTTTTAATGCCAGGCAGTCCACAGTTCGTCGAGTCTCCGAAAATGCGTTTGGGCAATTAGCTCataaatttagaatttttttaaGGAGAATTATCGCAATGCCAAAGAATGTGGAGAGGATAGTTATGACGACATGTATTTTGCAtaactacattaaagaaaatattccTGCACAACAAGAAGCAGCAAATGGGACCCTCTGGCTGCAGGAAGTAGATGGACAAGGTAGTTCCTCTACATCATCTGCTTTTATTGTGAGGGAACAgttcaaagatttttttaattcCCCTACTGGTGGAccctgtaaggtgcctcttacgtga